A genomic stretch from Pontivivens ytuae includes:
- a CDS encoding glycogen/starch/alpha-glucan phosphorylase, with protein sequence MTQAQPSRVVAVASDLPQATPKSSDPARLAHDIVDRLTYRIGKDATVATPDDWLTAVILVVRDRVVTRWMESTRDTYRKESKRVYYLSMEFLIGRLMRDAMSNMGLVEEMQEALSELGVELDLIRELEPDAALGNGGLGRLAACFMESMASVDIPAYGYGIRYQNGMFRQELSDGWQVELPETWLEHGNPWEFERRESAYEIGFGGETKFDGNSCTWRPAERFHAEAFDTPIVGWQAKRVNTLRLWRAEPIDPLKLDAFNAGDHMGALRDSNKAEALSRVLYPADETPAGQELRLRQEYFFSSASLQDILRRHVQQFGRITSLPEKAAIQLNDTHPAVSVAELMRLLIDEHGLDFDLAWDITKRTVAYTNHTLLPEALESWPVPLFERLLPRHMQLIYQINARVLKEARAAGTFDDEQIAAMSLIDENGERRVRMGNLAFVGAHSINGVSGLHTELMKKTVFHDLHQLYPLRINNKTNGVTPRRWLAQVNPELYEMARDVAGDGILSDLEQMKALDAVADDVNAQHRFAAIKRANKARLSDLIKSRVGLSVDPDMMFDIQIKRIHEYKRQLLNIVETVALYDQIRSHPERDWVPRVKLIAGKAAASYHNAKLIIKLANDVARVINNDPATRDVLRIAFLPNYNVSLAEAMVPAADLSEQISTAGMEASGTGNMKFAINGALTIGTLDGANVEMREHAGHENIVIFGLTAAEVAAKRAEGYDPEEVIAASPELAQALTAIESGVFSPDDRNRYRDLIAGVRLSDWFMVAADFDAYAAAQRDVDALWRDRATWRAMAIRNSARMGYFSSDRTIRQYAREIWNVLP encoded by the coding sequence ATGACCCAAGCGCAGCCCAGCCGCGTTGTCGCGGTGGCCTCCGACCTGCCGCAAGCCACGCCCAAGAGCTCCGACCCCGCGCGCCTGGCCCACGATATCGTGGACCGCCTGACCTACCGGATCGGCAAGGACGCGACCGTCGCCACGCCCGACGACTGGCTCACCGCCGTCATCCTCGTTGTCCGCGACCGCGTCGTGACCCGGTGGATGGAGTCGACGCGCGACACGTACCGGAAGGAAAGCAAGCGGGTCTACTACCTGTCGATGGAGTTCCTGATCGGCCGCCTCATGCGCGATGCCATGTCGAACATGGGCCTCGTGGAGGAGATGCAGGAGGCGCTGAGCGAGCTCGGCGTCGAGCTCGACCTGATCCGGGAGCTGGAGCCCGACGCGGCGCTGGGCAATGGTGGTCTCGGCCGTCTCGCCGCCTGTTTCATGGAATCGATGGCGAGCGTCGACATCCCCGCCTATGGCTACGGCATCCGCTACCAGAACGGCATGTTCCGACAGGAGCTGAGCGACGGCTGGCAGGTTGAACTGCCCGAGACCTGGCTCGAGCACGGCAACCCCTGGGAGTTCGAGCGGCGCGAGAGCGCGTACGAGATCGGCTTCGGCGGCGAGACCAAGTTCGACGGCAATAGCTGCACCTGGCGTCCGGCGGAGCGGTTCCATGCCGAGGCCTTCGACACGCCGATCGTCGGCTGGCAGGCCAAGCGCGTGAACACCCTGCGCCTGTGGCGGGCCGAGCCGATCGACCCGCTGAAGCTCGACGCCTTCAACGCGGGCGACCACATGGGCGCGCTGCGCGACAGCAACAAGGCGGAGGCGCTGAGCCGCGTGCTCTATCCCGCGGACGAGACGCCGGCGGGGCAGGAGCTGCGGCTGCGGCAGGAGTATTTCTTCTCGTCGGCCTCGCTGCAGGACATCCTGCGCCGGCACGTCCAGCAGTTCGGGCGGATCACCTCGCTGCCCGAGAAGGCCGCGATCCAGCTCAACGACACGCACCCGGCGGTGAGCGTGGCCGAGCTGATGCGCCTGCTGATCGATGAGCACGGCCTCGATTTCGACCTCGCCTGGGACATCACCAAGCGGACGGTGGCCTATACCAACCACACCCTGCTGCCCGAGGCGCTGGAGAGCTGGCCGGTGCCGCTCTTCGAACGGCTGCTGCCGCGGCACATGCAGCTCATCTACCAGATCAACGCGCGTGTGCTGAAGGAGGCGCGGGCCGCCGGAACCTTCGACGACGAGCAGATCGCGGCGATGAGCCTGATCGACGAGAACGGCGAGCGGCGGGTGCGCATGGGCAACCTCGCCTTCGTCGGTGCGCATTCGATCAACGGCGTCTCCGGCCTGCACACGGAGCTGATGAAGAAGACGGTCTTCCACGACCTGCACCAGCTCTACCCGCTGCGCATCAACAACAAGACCAACGGCGTGACGCCGCGCCGCTGGCTCGCGCAGGTGAACCCGGAGCTCTACGAGATGGCCCGCGACGTGGCGGGCGACGGCATCCTGTCGGACCTCGAGCAGATGAAGGCACTCGACGCGGTCGCCGACGACGTGAACGCGCAGCACCGCTTCGCCGCGATCAAGCGGGCGAACAAGGCGCGGCTGTCGGACCTCATCAAGTCGCGGGTGGGCCTGAGCGTCGATCCCGACATGATGTTCGATATTCAGATCAAGCGGATCCACGAGTACAAGCGCCAGCTCCTCAACATCGTGGAGACGGTCGCGCTCTACGATCAGATCCGCTCGCATCCCGAGCGCGACTGGGTGCCGCGGGTGAAGCTGATCGCGGGCAAGGCGGCGGCGAGCTATCACAACGCGAAGCTCATCATCAAGCTCGCCAACGACGTGGCGCGGGTCATCAACAACGACCCCGCGACGCGCGACGTGCTGCGCATCGCCTTCCTGCCGAACTATAACGTCAGCCTTGCCGAGGCGATGGTCCCGGCCGCGGACCTCTCCGAACAGATCTCCACCGCGGGGATGGAGGCGTCGGGCACCGGCAACATGAAGTTCGCGATCAACGGCGCGCTGACCATCGGCACGCTGGATGGTGCAAATGTCGAGATGCGCGAGCATGCGGGCCACGAGAACATCGTGATCTTCGGCCTGACCGCGGCCGAGGTCGCGGCGAAGCGGGCCGAGGGCTATGACCCCGAGGAGGTCATCGCCGCCTCGCCGGAGCTTGCCCAGGCGCTCACCGCGATCGAGAGCGGCGTGTTCTCGCCCGACGACCGGAACCGCTATCGCGATCTGATCGCGGGCGTGCGCCTGTCGGACTGGTTCATGGTCGCCGCCGATTTCGACGCTTATGCCGCGGCCCAGCGGGACGTGGATGCGCTCTGGCGCGACCGGGCGACCTGGCGCGCGATGGCGATCCGCAACTCGGCGCGCATGGGCTATTTCAGCTCCGACCGGACGATCCGGCAATACGCGCGGGAGATCTGGAACGTGCTGCCCTGA
- the gghA gene encoding glucosylglycerol hydrolase produces MIRRDETATLALADWVRDTLDGAETSFAGQEVLARRMGAHLNERLCEAIFWTPELLEARVPEGDVYLEVLTPREPLDLQTARQSVTFDIERVPMARVDAFSLVAADGLTAGTREQIGSFYRLAYRGADAEWYHILDPMAWSLPFGAFTPAEFYDVEALFADRADADYWRQFAGDAPHKFGPPVSIQQIHVPTATAGGTLAALTALYERLAERVRRGVELEPAERLFAGYDAVQLLPVEPTTVYEAGPAFWQEEPGEDIATVELMRPDTTNWGYDVVIAGMSTVNPVLLESGRPDELVDFAAALHTFPRPKKLILDVVFGHSDNQGTEVLNSYWFAGPNMYGQNMNYRHPTVRALMLEMQRRKVNFGADGVRVDGAQDFKWWDAEAETLRHDDEYLQQMSDIVQEVAGTRYRPWFVFEDGRPWPQEDWELSSTYRAVIENQPDPDVFQWGPLTFAHNTPFLYGFWLSKWWRIREILNHGANWISGCANHDTLRRGTQVDTKLNINTRLGNTRMEILDKAYDNPAIQIVTYAAFPGVPMDFLNASARASWGFIRNQDDRYGVKVVSEEAISLKWQVDEYSYSLPQSFPRLKALGFEDRESLVRFMEFLPALVEVTDYDLNVIAKLLNEVDPPLDGPHPVTVATLKEIARAWMDDMHEYCNVARHHAQLSPAQTKFNHELREFRRARPWLRENLNERDRFDYRRPVEGTVLFTSLRHGPDGEQVYMIAHMEGGPTGEFDPLRLPIDGLEGFGWEVALRTPPIGGDYISGPLTLHDSQGVVFTRRP; encoded by the coding sequence ATGATCCGCCGTGACGAAACCGCCACGCTCGCGCTTGCAGACTGGGTTCGCGACACGCTGGACGGGGCGGAGACGAGTTTCGCCGGGCAGGAGGTGCTGGCCCGCCGCATGGGCGCCCATCTCAACGAGAGGCTCTGCGAGGCGATCTTCTGGACGCCGGAACTGCTGGAGGCCCGCGTGCCCGAGGGCGACGTCTATCTGGAGGTGCTGACGCCGCGCGAGCCGCTCGACCTGCAGACCGCGCGGCAGAGCGTCACCTTCGATATCGAGCGCGTGCCGATGGCGCGGGTCGACGCCTTCAGCCTCGTTGCCGCCGATGGCCTGACTGCCGGTACACGGGAGCAGATCGGCTCCTTCTACCGTCTCGCCTATCGGGGTGCCGACGCCGAATGGTACCACATCCTCGACCCCATGGCGTGGTCGCTTCCCTTCGGCGCCTTCACGCCCGCGGAGTTCTACGACGTCGAGGCCCTCTTCGCCGACCGGGCCGATGCGGACTACTGGCGGCAGTTCGCGGGCGACGCCCCGCACAAGTTCGGCCCGCCCGTCAGCATCCAGCAGATCCACGTCCCCACGGCCACCGCGGGCGGTACGCTGGCTGCCCTCACCGCCCTCTACGAACGCCTCGCCGAGCGGGTGCGCCGCGGGGTGGAGCTGGAACCCGCCGAACGCCTCTTCGCCGGTTACGACGCGGTGCAACTGCTCCCCGTCGAGCCCACCACCGTCTACGAGGCCGGCCCTGCCTTCTGGCAGGAGGAGCCGGGCGAGGACATTGCCACGGTGGAGCTCATGCGCCCCGACACCACCAACTGGGGCTACGACGTGGTGATCGCGGGCATGTCCACCGTGAACCCGGTGCTCCTGGAATCGGGCCGCCCGGACGAGCTGGTGGACTTCGCCGCCGCCCTCCACACCTTCCCGCGGCCCAAGAAGCTGATCCTCGACGTCGTCTTCGGCCATTCCGACAACCAGGGGACGGAGGTGCTGAACTCCTACTGGTTCGCCGGGCCGAACATGTACGGGCAGAACATGAACTACCGCCACCCCACCGTGCGCGCCCTGATGCTGGAGATGCAGCGCCGCAAGGTAAATTTCGGCGCGGACGGCGTGCGGGTCGACGGCGCGCAGGACTTCAAGTGGTGGGATGCGGAGGCAGAGACGCTGCGCCACGACGACGAATACCTCCAGCAGATGTCCGACATCGTGCAGGAGGTCGCGGGCACTCGCTACCGCCCCTGGTTCGTCTTCGAGGACGGCCGCCCCTGGCCGCAGGAGGACTGGGAGCTCTCCTCGACCTACCGCGCGGTGATCGAGAACCAGCCGGATCCCGACGTCTTCCAATGGGGCCCGCTCACCTTCGCCCACAACACGCCCTTCCTCTACGGCTTCTGGCTGTCGAAATGGTGGCGGATCCGGGAGATCCTGAACCACGGCGCCAACTGGATTTCGGGCTGCGCCAATCATGACACCCTGCGCCGCGGCACGCAGGTCGACACCAAGCTCAACATCAACACCCGCCTCGGCAACACGCGGATGGAGATCCTGGACAAGGCCTATGACAACCCGGCCATCCAGATAGTGACCTACGCGGCCTTTCCGGGTGTGCCGATGGATTTCCTCAACGCTTCCGCCCGCGCCTCCTGGGGCTTCATCCGCAACCAGGACGACCGCTACGGCGTGAAAGTCGTGTCGGAGGAGGCGATCAGCCTCAAATGGCAAGTGGACGAGTATTCCTACTCCCTGCCCCAGTCCTTCCCGCGCCTGAAGGCTCTCGGCTTCGAGGATCGCGAGAGCCTGGTGCGGTTCATGGAGTTCCTGCCCGCCCTCGTCGAGGTCACCGATTACGACCTCAACGTTATCGCGAAACTGCTCAACGAGGTGGACCCGCCGCTCGACGGCCCGCACCCGGTCACCGTGGCGACGCTCAAGGAGATCGCACGCGCCTGGATGGACGACATGCACGAATACTGCAACGTCGCCCGCCACCACGCGCAGCTCTCCCCGGCGCAAACGAAGTTCAATCACGAACTGCGAGAGTTCCGCCGGGCAAGGCCGTGGCTGCGCGAAAACCTCAACGAACGCGACCGCTTCGACTACCGCCGCCCGGTGGAGGGCACGGTGCTCTTCACCTCGCTGCGCCACGGCCCGGACGGCGAGCAGGTCTACATGATCGCCCATATGGAGGGCGGCCCGACCGGCGAATTCGACCCCCTGCGCCTGCCGATCGACGGGCTCGAAGGCTTCGGGTGGGAGGTCGCCCTGCGCACGCCCCCCATCGGCGGCGACTACATCAGCGGCCCGCTCACGCTCCACGACAGCCAGGGCGTCGTCTTCACCCGCCGCCCCTGA